A single Chryseobacterium shigense DNA region contains:
- a CDS encoding translocation/assembly module TamB domain-containing protein — translation MKLKINKRKLLRRIAITFISILVFLTLLILSLRLPAVQNFIKDKLVVYLEKKIKTKVSLERVYIGFPNSLVMENLYLKGQDVDTLLAVKKLDVGLNMLKLISSTADITSVDLEGARAHVVRKPNGAFNFDYIINAFATSDKEESSSKPFIISLDKINLKDIGVTFNDQQSRNDINLYFKSFDTRVKTFDLNKNTYAVNDINLDGLKLKLKQDLIEEVAKKVEKKVDSLNDKKPMNIGLRGIKLTNFDIDYGDDNTKTFAKVLFKELSTKVNKLDLENNSYNIANVVLSGADINANLYLPAQNANPKDSKEPEVSKVSDQDKAMKLLLGKLVLNDVKAVYNNTAIAPTKQGMDFNHMNFSKMNVEVRSFKMENNTFAGTVNSAEIKEGRGLDIQKFNTDFVYAEKQAYLKDLYLQTPKTLIRDEVILNYDSLEQLTSNPGAVKISANIKDSKIGFADILNIVPALRNTVPFNKYPNAILNVNANVQGSVNDLLIKDLKVSGLDQLRVAASGRIKNAMKPENLYYDIRIGEFSAEAKTVYNLVPKNTIPSNIALPSHFSIKGNAKGSTKVVKTDLNLYSTLGNATILADVDMSRKNRELYDVKANLQAVQVGKIIKNKDIGPVTAQISAKGESFDFKNAKADLKGHVASAVYKGYRYQNMDLTGKINRGVYNIVLNSKDPNANLNLIASGVYNEKNPTVKINGEVIKLDVNKLGFYEKPMIIAGKIDGDFSSLNPDALNGYLNLKDFAFSDTKEVYPVQEVNLKASSTQDSTQIIFNSQIADVSLIGKYKLTQIFGALTQTINQYYQFQKPSKGQKIDPGQFFTFNAKIKNDDLIRKFVPDLKSFETINLAGNYDADSQKIEIDGQIPQLLYGENSLENIALKVTNENQALQYSLNTGALQSSSFTLKKIAVTGDVAENIINYNITSKDDKDATQFLIAGNAKSLNDITEISLNPNGLKLNYADWNVAENNKIQISSQGILADNFILSNAGSEISLQSETARAGSPLNISLKDFKIETITELIKKDTVLARGTINGTAQLRDVTKNMTFTSDLNISDLIVYGNPVGNLAVKVNNTSPKILNADIALSGNDNDVKILGDYNTSSSTFDLNMAINRLQMKSVQGFSMNAITNTEGYLSGNLKITGSTEKPNILGKVKFNDAGLEIAKTGSDFRKLNDEIDFTNRGIEFNKFKINDKDGNSLVINGQVLTQTYRDFAFNLDVNARDFKVVNSEKSNDAMMYGVLAIDAGLHIRGNLDLPKVDGRLSVSDDTDFTFVLPQSSPSLQERDGIVEFIDQDQVVLNKTIKADSLKAQSRFKGMDVSVNIEVSKEAKLSIVIDKANGDFVKLQGEAELTGGIDPSGKTTLVGVYEVEKGSYELSVSLLKRKFDIQKGSTITWTGEPTAATMDITAVYKTEAPPIDLVEQQVSGEDASIMNQFKQRIPFNTLLKMKGELLKPQITFDITTDEKNNAVSSTVTDIVDQKLTQLRTQESEMNKQVFALLLLNRFIGENPFESGAGMSAEMLARQSVSKILSQQLNNLASGLIKGVDIDLGVDSSEDYSSGEKNTRTDLNVGVSKKLLNDRLKVSVGSNFALEGEARQNENMTNIAGNVTVDYSLSKDGRYMLRAYRKDEYQVALQGQIIETGLGFIITLDYDKFREIFQKSKKDRRKKENKNNQVVEFK, via the coding sequence TTGAAACTGAAAATCAACAAAAGAAAACTCCTGAGGCGTATTGCAATAACCTTTATTTCAATATTGGTTTTTCTTACCCTTTTGATTCTAAGCTTAAGGCTTCCTGCCGTTCAGAATTTCATCAAAGACAAACTGGTTGTATATCTTGAGAAAAAAATCAAGACCAAAGTCAGTCTGGAAAGAGTTTACATCGGGTTTCCCAACAGTCTTGTAATGGAAAATCTTTATCTTAAAGGACAGGATGTAGATACGCTTCTGGCCGTAAAAAAACTGGATGTAGGTTTAAATATGCTGAAACTTATCAGTTCTACGGCTGACATTACTTCGGTAGATCTTGAAGGAGCCCGTGCCCATGTGGTACGAAAACCTAACGGGGCATTTAATTTTGATTATATCATTAATGCTTTTGCAACGAGCGATAAAGAAGAAAGCTCTTCCAAACCGTTTATTATTTCTCTTGATAAAATCAATTTAAAAGATATTGGAGTAACATTTAACGACCAGCAGTCAAGGAACGATATCAATTTATACTTCAAATCATTTGATACAAGGGTTAAAACCTTTGATCTCAATAAAAACACCTATGCCGTTAATGATATCAATCTTGATGGCCTTAAACTAAAATTAAAGCAGGACCTTATTGAAGAGGTTGCTAAGAAAGTAGAGAAAAAGGTAGATTCATTGAATGATAAAAAACCGATGAATATTGGCCTGAGAGGAATCAAGCTTACCAATTTCGATATTGATTACGGTGATGACAATACCAAAACTTTTGCTAAAGTACTGTTCAAGGAACTGAGCACAAAGGTGAATAAACTGGATCTGGAGAATAATTCCTACAATATTGCCAATGTTGTACTTTCCGGCGCAGATATTAATGCAAATCTTTATCTGCCTGCGCAAAATGCCAACCCAAAAGATTCAAAAGAGCCTGAAGTTTCCAAAGTTTCAGACCAGGATAAAGCCATGAAATTACTTCTTGGAAAACTTGTCCTGAATGATGTAAAAGCCGTATACAACAATACAGCTATTGCTCCCACAAAACAGGGAATGGATTTCAACCATATGAATTTTTCCAAAATGAACGTGGAAGTAAGAAGCTTCAAAATGGAGAACAATACTTTTGCAGGAACGGTAAATTCGGCGGAAATCAAGGAAGGAAGAGGCCTGGATATCCAAAAATTCAATACCGATTTTGTGTATGCAGAAAAGCAGGCTTATCTGAAAGACCTTTATCTGCAGACCCCGAAAACGCTGATCCGTGATGAGGTAATTTTAAATTACGATTCCCTTGAACAACTCACATCAAATCCAGGAGCGGTAAAAATTTCAGCCAATATCAAAGATTCTAAAATCGGTTTCGCTGATATCCTGAATATTGTTCCGGCTTTACGAAATACAGTTCCGTTCAATAAATATCCCAATGCGATTCTGAATGTCAATGCAAACGTTCAGGGAAGCGTAAATGATCTGCTGATCAAAGACCTTAAAGTTTCAGGCCTGGACCAGCTGAGAGTGGCTGCATCAGGAAGAATTAAAAATGCAATGAAACCTGAAAATCTTTATTATGATATCAGGATCGGGGAATTCTCTGCGGAAGCCAAAACCGTTTACAATCTGGTTCCGAAAAATACGATTCCTTCCAATATTGCCCTCCCTTCTCATTTCAGCATTAAAGGAAATGCAAAAGGATCTACAAAAGTGGTAAAAACTGATCTTAACCTCTACTCTACCCTTGGCAATGCCACAATCCTTGCCGATGTGGATATGAGCAGGAAAAACCGCGAACTGTATGATGTAAAGGCCAATCTTCAGGCAGTTCAGGTAGGAAAGATCATTAAAAATAAAGATATAGGCCCTGTAACGGCGCAAATCTCAGCAAAAGGAGAAAGCTTTGATTTCAAAAATGCCAAAGCTGATCTTAAAGGTCACGTGGCTTCGGCTGTGTATAAAGGCTACCGTTATCAGAATATGGACCTTACGGGTAAAATAAACCGTGGTGTTTATAATATTGTGCTAAACTCAAAAGACCCGAATGCCAATCTGAATTTGATTGCTTCCGGAGTTTACAATGAAAAAAATCCTACGGTAAAAATCAATGGTGAAGTAATCAAGCTTGATGTGAATAAACTTGGATTTTACGAGAAACCAATGATTATCGCCGGAAAGATAGACGGAGACTTCTCCAGTCTGAATCCTGATGCTTTGAATGGTTATTTAAACCTGAAAGATTTTGCATTTTCAGATACAAAAGAAGTGTATCCGGTACAGGAAGTCAATCTAAAAGCTTCCTCTACGCAGGATTCAACGCAAATTATCTTCAATTCCCAGATTGCTGATGTTTCTCTGATCGGAAAATATAAGCTTACACAAATATTCGGTGCTTTAACGCAGACCATCAATCAGTATTACCAGTTCCAGAAGCCGTCAAAAGGGCAGAAAATAGATCCGGGACAGTTTTTCACATTCAATGCAAAGATCAAGAATGATGATCTGATCAGAAAGTTTGTCCCCGATTTAAAAAGCTTTGAAACGATCAACCTGGCAGGAAATTACGATGCAGATTCCCAAAAAATAGAAATTGACGGGCAGATTCCGCAATTATTGTATGGTGAAAATTCCCTGGAAAATATTGCTTTAAAAGTCACCAATGAAAACCAGGCACTGCAATACAGCCTCAATACAGGGGCTTTACAAAGTTCCAGCTTTACCCTGAAAAAGATTGCTGTAACCGGAGACGTTGCGGAAAATATTATCAATTACAATATTACTTCAAAAGATGATAAAGATGCTACACAATTCCTTATTGCAGGAAATGCAAAATCGTTAAATGATATCACAGAGATTTCTTTAAATCCAAACGGACTGAAATTAAATTATGCAGACTGGAATGTAGCTGAAAACAATAAAATCCAGATCAGCAGCCAGGGAATTTTAGCAGACAACTTTATCCTGTCCAATGCCGGAAGCGAGATTTCCCTCCAGTCCGAAACTGCTCGCGCAGGTAGCCCTTTAAATATTTCACTGAAAGATTTTAAAATTGAAACCATTACCGAGCTTATTAAAAAAGACACAGTTCTGGCAAGGGGGACCATTAACGGAACTGCCCAGCTCAGGGATGTTACAAAAAATATGACCTTCACTTCCGACCTGAATATTTCAGATCTGATCGTATATGGAAACCCTGTGGGAAATCTGGCCGTAAAAGTGAATAATACTTCACCCAAAATACTGAATGCGGATATTGCTCTTTCCGGCAATGATAATGATGTGAAAATTCTTGGTGACTACAATACTTCTTCAAGTACATTTGATCTGAATATGGCCATCAACAGGCTCCAGATGAAGAGTGTTCAGGGCTTTTCCATGAATGCCATCACCAATACGGAAGGTTATCTTTCAGGAAATTTAAAAATTACCGGAAGCACTGAAAAACCGAACATTTTAGGTAAAGTGAAATTCAATGATGCCGGACTGGAAATTGCCAAAACAGGCAGCGATTTCAGAAAACTGAATGATGAAATTGATTTTACCAACCGCGGTATTGAGTTTAATAAGTTTAAAATCAATGATAAGGACGGAAATTCCCTTGTCATCAACGGGCAGGTTCTTACACAAACGTACAGGGATTTTGCATTTAATCTTGATGTAAATGCCAGGGATTTCAAAGTGGTAAACTCTGAAAAATCCAATGATGCCATGATGTACGGAGTTCTTGCGATTGATGCAGGACTTCACATTCGCGGAAATTTAGATCTTCCAAAAGTTGACGGCAGACTTTCAGTCTCTGATGATACGGATTTCACGTTTGTCCTTCCACAATCAAGCCCTTCACTCCAAGAGAGAGACGGAATTGTGGAATTCATCGACCAGGATCAGGTAGTTTTAAACAAAACTATTAAAGCTGATTCCCTGAAGGCCCAAAGCCGTTTCAAAGGAATGGATGTAAGCGTAAATATTGAGGTAAGCAAGGAAGCAAAACTATCAATTGTTATTGATAAGGCTAACGGAGATTTTGTAAAACTTCAGGGTGAAGCAGAATTGACCGGGGGAATTGATCCTTCAGGAAAAACAACCCTTGTAGGTGTGTATGAAGTGGAAAAAGGGTCTTATGAACTATCAGTAAGTCTTCTGAAACGTAAATTTGATATCCAGAAAGGGAGCACGATTACGTGGACGGGTGAACCTACCGCTGCAACAATGGATATCACGGCTGTCTATAAAACGGAAGCACCGCCTATTGACCTCGTTGAGCAGCAGGTAAGCGGTGAAGATGCATCCATAATGAATCAGTTTAAACAGAGAATTCCTTTCAACACTTTATTAAAAATGAAGGGTGAACTTCTGAAACCTCAGATCACTTTCGATATTACGACGGATGAGAAGAACAATGCGGTTTCATCTACGGTAACGGATATTGTAGATCAAAAGCTTACCCAGCTCAGAACCCAGGAATCAGAAATGAATAAACAGGTTTTTGCCCTTCTTCTGCTGAACCGTTTCATTGGGGAAAATCCGTTTGAGTCCGGTGCGGGAATGTCGGCCGAAATGCTGGCCAGACAAAGTGTGAGTAAAATTCTTTCCCAGCAACTGAACAACCTTGCTTCGGGTTTGATCAAAGGTGTTGATATTGACCTGGGTGTTGATTCTTCCGAAGATTATTCCAGCGGAGAAAAAAATACAAGAACCGATCTGAATGTGGGGGTAAGTAAAAAACTGCTGAATGACCGTCTTAAAGTGTCTGTAGGAAGTAATTTTGCCCTTGAAGGTGAAGCCCGCCAGAACGAAAACATGACGAATATTGCAGGAAATGTTACGGTAGATTACAGCCTTTCAAAAGACGGAAGATATATGCTCCGCGCCTACCGTAAGGATGAATACCAGGTAGCTCTTCAGGGGCAGATCATAGAAACGGGATTAGGATTCATCATTACTTTGGATTATGATAAATTCCGTGAGATTTTTCAAAAATCGAAGAAAGACAGACGTAAAAAGGAAAACAAAAATAACCAGGTGGTAGAATTTAAATAA
- a CDS encoding BamA/TamA family outer membrane protein, with translation MKSRLNIYWKYLFVSGFAAITFSCSNTRFLKEGQMLYTGGEVKIENDTISKKEKNELKAALEENLVPKPNSTLLGLRPKLYFYNIAKEPKKDKGFNYWLKYKVGEKPVLLGDVDREFNKDIIENYSENKGYFNAKATYDTVSKNKKAKVIYTLRPGSRYFISHVKFQQDSSLVNREIQSLTNKTLLKSGKPFDLDVIKDERVRIDNGLKERGFYYFNPDNIIVQADSTVSKNHKVELNVKLKDNTPDLATQQFSIDKVIVFPNYNIQDVKRGKYNVPMNTDSLSKYAYGDIYVIDPQHKFKPKIFDRALYFKKGDLYNRSNHNLTLNRLISLGVFKFVKNEFIVSDSLKHQFDAYYLLTPRQIQSLRLEALGRTNSANYAGSELNLNWTHRNFFRGAEQFKAAIYGAFDFQMGGQENAQNLFRAGSTVQLSIPRIVAPFRFNSSSAFVPRTNINLGFEFQNRTEYYTLNTFSASFGYLWKENVRKEHDLKLLDITLVSPAKVTALYDSISANSDAMQRVVQKQLIFGPTYSYTYTNTMLSKPTTIYYKGTLDLAGNITGLVTGANVEKGKEKKIFGIPFSQYAKIESDFRLYHKFTEKSSLATRFIGGIAYPYGNSEFIPFSKQFFSGGSNSIRAFRARTLGPGSFDPRTIDKGVLIDQSGDIKLELNAEYRANIYKFLNVAAFVDAGNVWLINEDNDRPGAKFSKEFLSEIAVGAGVGLRLDFSILILRLDLAMPLRVPYYEKGDRWAFDKINFGDSSWRKDNLVLNIAIGYPF, from the coding sequence ATGAAAAGCAGATTAAACATATATTGGAAATATTTATTCGTTTCAGGATTTGCGGCTATTACTTTCTCGTGCAGTAATACCAGGTTCCTGAAGGAAGGCCAGATGCTTTACACGGGCGGTGAAGTAAAGATTGAGAATGATACCATTTCGAAGAAGGAGAAAAACGAGCTTAAAGCTGCGCTGGAAGAAAATCTGGTTCCTAAACCCAATTCTACACTACTGGGACTGCGCCCGAAATTATATTTCTATAATATTGCCAAAGAACCTAAAAAAGATAAGGGTTTTAATTACTGGCTAAAATATAAGGTCGGTGAAAAGCCTGTTCTACTTGGAGATGTAGACCGTGAATTCAACAAAGATATCATTGAAAATTATTCTGAAAACAAGGGCTATTTCAATGCAAAAGCCACTTACGACACCGTTTCTAAAAACAAAAAAGCTAAGGTAATTTATACTTTAAGACCCGGTTCAAGATATTTTATAAGCCATGTTAAATTTCAGCAGGATTCTTCACTGGTTAACAGGGAAATTCAAAGTTTAACAAATAAAACTTTACTTAAATCCGGGAAACCTTTTGATCTTGATGTGATTAAGGATGAAAGAGTACGTATTGATAATGGCTTAAAGGAAAGGGGCTTCTATTATTTCAATCCTGATAACATTATTGTTCAGGCAGACAGTACGGTAAGTAAAAATCATAAGGTTGAGCTCAACGTAAAATTAAAAGACAATACTCCGGATCTTGCAACACAGCAGTTCAGTATTGACAAGGTGATCGTTTTCCCCAATTACAATATCCAGGATGTAAAAAGAGGCAAATATAATGTCCCTATGAACACTGATTCATTGTCTAAATATGCTTACGGTGATATTTATGTGATTGATCCGCAGCATAAATTCAAACCTAAAATTTTCGACAGAGCTTTATATTTTAAGAAAGGGGATCTTTATAACCGTTCCAATCATAATCTTACGCTTAACCGCCTGATCAGTCTGGGAGTTTTCAAGTTTGTAAAGAATGAATTCATTGTTTCCGATTCATTAAAACATCAGTTTGATGCGTATTATCTGTTGACACCAAGACAAATTCAGTCGCTCAGGCTGGAAGCTTTAGGAAGAACCAATTCTGCCAATTATGCAGGTAGTGAATTAAATTTAAACTGGACTCACAGAAACTTTTTCAGAGGTGCCGAGCAGTTTAAAGCAGCCATTTACGGAGCTTTTGATTTCCAGATGGGCGGACAGGAAAATGCACAGAATCTTTTCCGTGCAGGATCAACAGTACAACTTTCTATTCCGAGAATTGTAGCGCCTTTCCGTTTCAATTCTTCGAGTGCTTTTGTTCCGAGAACCAATATCAATTTAGGATTTGAATTCCAGAACCGGACAGAGTATTATACCCTTAATACTTTCAGTGCATCATTTGGTTATTTATGGAAGGAAAACGTACGAAAAGAACATGATCTGAAGCTATTGGATATAACACTGGTTTCTCCTGCCAAGGTTACTGCTTTATATGATTCAATTTCAGCTAATAGTGATGCCATGCAAAGAGTTGTTCAAAAGCAACTTATTTTTGGTCCTACTTATTCTTATACCTATACCAATACAATGCTGTCTAAACCCACAACCATTTATTATAAAGGGACATTGGATTTAGCAGGAAATATTACCGGTCTGGTAACAGGAGCAAATGTTGAGAAAGGAAAAGAAAAAAAGATTTTTGGAATACCTTTCAGTCAATATGCCAAAATAGAAAGTGACTTTAGGCTCTACCATAAATTTACAGAGAAAAGCTCTTTGGCTACCAGATTTATCGGAGGAATTGCTTACCCTTACGGAAATTCGGAATTTATTCCTTTCTCTAAGCAGTTTTTCTCTGGGGGGAGTAACAGCATCAGGGCTTTCCGAGCAAGAACTTTAGGTCCCGGAAGCTTTGATCCGAGAACTATTGATAAGGGAGTTCTGATAGATCAGTCTGGAGATATCAAACTGGAATTAAATGCAGAATACCGCGCCAATATTTATAAGTTTTTAAATGTGGCCGCGTTTGTTGATGCAGGAAATGTCTGGTTAATTAATGAAGATAATGACAGGCCCGGCGCCAAATTTTCCAAAGAATTTTTAAGTGAAATTGCCGTTGGAGCCGGAGTTGGTCTGAGACTTGATTTCTCTATCTTAATTTTAAGACTTGATCTTGCCATGCCATTACGCGTTCCTTACTATGAAAAAGGAGACCGGTGGGCATTTGATAAGATCAACTTCGGAGATTCAAGCTGGAGAAAAGATAATTTAGTTTTGAATATAGCCATAGGATATCCTTTCTAA